Proteins from one Anastrepha obliqua isolate idAnaObli1 chromosome 2, idAnaObli1_1.0, whole genome shotgun sequence genomic window:
- the LOC129238689 gene encoding vitellogenin-1-like → MKLFSFILLLSILHANIALDFTIQDLLYSVEQAIEGLVESAPGPLRPDYLFKSIKNIVEGLPAQIANSIGNSICSAVIAKGKDQTPDQYDPTLGDIKFQFRTPCDKREYPVADPSGLAHDKDFDPEKNTVIFATGWTTTVNNDQQAELAKAYNSRGDTNYLALDMGNYVNTLYIWSSENTDKIGEYLAIGIHQLESIIDIGKLHIMGHSMGAQIMGSAARHYRHFTGKTLPYVTGLEPAFPCFNEGEELTVISASDADFVDIIHTSPGTLGQFASYGDVDFYVGGKFPIQDACNDPICSHNIAVSYYAESVYRNNEDDFLAKRCNSLNSLQEGKCVGSEYPMGYAVPHTIRGRYVLEVNAEKPYGKNATDNYTDPDSSTLGSCRLFRK, encoded by the exons atGAAGCTGTTTTCCTTCATTCTCCTTTTGTCAATACTGCACGCCAATATTGCATTGGATTTCACAATACAGGATCTGTTGTACTCAGTAGAACAGGCGATCGAAGGCTTAGTCGAAAGTGCACCCGGACCTTTGCGACCAGACTACCTTTTCAagtctataaaaaatatagtcgAAGGGTTACCTGCTCAAATCGCAAACAGCATTGGAAATTCAATTT GTTCGGCGGTTATAGCCAAGGGCAAGGATCAGACTCCTGATCAATATGATCCAACACTGGGagatataaaatttcaatttcgcaCACCCTGCGATAAACGAGAATATCCTGTCGCAGATCCATCAGGTTTGGCTCACGACAAAGATTTCGATCCTGAAAAAAATACAGTGATATTTGCGACCGGTTGGACTACGACTGTGAATAATGATCAGCAAGCTGAACTAGCCAAGGCGTATAATAGTCGTGGCGATACTAATTATCTG GCCCTAGACATGGGTAACTACGTAAATACGCTCTATATCTGGTCATCAGAGAATACTGACAAAATAGGCGAATATCTTGCCATAGGCATACACCAGTTGGAGTCTATTATAGATATTGGAAAACTACATATAATGGGTCACAGTATGGGTGCACAAATAATGGGTTCTGCTGCTCGTCACTATCGTCATTTTACTGGGAAAACGTTACCCTATGTGACTGGCCTTGAACCAGCTTTCCCCTGTTTCAATGAGGGCGAGGAGCTCACAGTCATATCTGCCAGCGATGCTGACTTTGTTGATATTATTCACACATCTCCTGGTACTCTTGGTCAATTCGCCTCCTACGGAGATGTTGACTTCTATGTTGGGGGTAAATTTCCTATACAAGACGCCTGCAATGATCCCATTTGCTCACATAATATCGCTGTTTCTTACTACGCTGAGTCGGTTTATCGAAAtaatgaagatgattttctggCAAAGCGCTGCAACTCCCTGAATAGTTTGCAGGAGGGCAAATGTGTTGGCAGTGAATATCCAATGGGATATGCTGTGCCCCATACGATAAGAGGCAGATATGTTCTGGAAGTGAATGCTGAGAAGCCCTATGGCAAAAATGCAACTGATAACTACACTGATCCTGATTCCTCAACTCTTGGCAGTTGTCGATTGTTTAGGAAGTAG
- the LOC129237451 gene encoding vitellogenin-1-like, protein MKLFSFILLLSILHANIALDFTIQDLLYSVEQAIEGLVESAPGPLRPDYLFKSIKNIVEGLPAQIANSIGNSICSAVIAKGKDQTPDQYDPTLGDIKFQFRTPCDKREYPVADPSGLAHDKDFDPEKNTVIFATGWTTTVNNDQQAALAKAYNSRGDTNYLALDMGNYVNTLYFWSSENTDKIGEYLAVGIERLESIIDIGKLHIMGHSLGAQIMGSAARHYRHFTGKTLPYVTGLDPAFACFNEGEELTVISASDADFVDIIHTDPGSFGQFAAYGDVDFYVGGKFPIQDACNDPTCSHNIAVSYYAESVYRNNEDDFLAKRCNSLNSLQEGKCVGSEYPMGYAVPHKLRGRYVLEVNAEKPYGKNATDDYTDPDSSTLGSCRLFRK, encoded by the exons atGAAGCTGTTTTCCTTCATTCTCCTTTTGTCAATACTGCACGCCAATATTGCATTGGATTTCACAATACAGGATCTGTTGTACTCAGTAGAACAGGCGATCGAAGGCTTAGTCGAAAGTGCACCCGGACCTTTGCGACCAGACTACCTTTTCAagtctataaaaaatatagtcgAAGGGTTACCTGCTCAAATCGCAAACAGCATTGGAAATTCAATTT GTTCGGCGGTTATAGCCAAGGGCAAGGATCAGACTCCTGATCAATATGATCCAACACTGGGagatataaaatttcaatttcgcaCACCCTGCGATAAACGAGAATATCCTGTCGCAGATCCATCAGGTTTGGCTCACGACAAAGATTTCGATCCTGAAAAGAATACAGTGATATTTGCGACTGGTTGGACTACGACTGTGAATAATGATCAGCAAGCTGCACTAGCCAAGGCGTATAATAGTCGTGGCGATACTAATTATCTG GCCCTAGACATGGGTAACTACGTAAATACGCTATATTTCTGGTCATCAGAGAATACCGACAAAATAGGCGAATATCTTGCCGTAGGCATAGAACGTTTGGAGTCTATTATAGATATTGGAAAACTACATATAATGGGTCACAGTTTGGGTGCACAAATAATGGGTTCTGCTGCTCGTCACTATCGTCATTTTACTGGGAAAACGTTGCCCTATGTGACTGGTCTTGATCCAGCTTTTGCCTGTTTCAATGAGGGCGAGGAACTCACAGTCATATCTGCCAGCGATGCTGACTTTGTTGATATCATTCACACGGATCCTGGTTCGTTTGGTCAATTCGCCGCCTACGGAGATGTGGACTTCTATGTTGGGGGTAAATTTCCTATACAAGACGCCTGCAATGATCCCACTTGCTCACATAACATCGCTGTTTCTTACTACGCTGAGTCGGTTTATCGAAAtaatgaagatgattttctggCAAAGCGCTGCAACTCCCTGAATAGTTTGCAGGAGGGAAAATGTGTTGGCAGTGAATATCCCATGGGATATGCTGTGCCCCATAAGTTAAGAGGCAGATATGTTCTAGAAGTGAATGCAGAGAAGCCCTATGGCAAAAATGCAACTGATGACTACACTGATCCTGATTCCTCAACTCTTGGCAGTTGTCGATTATTTAGGAAGTAG